Proteins co-encoded in one Cytobacillus sp. NJ13 genomic window:
- a CDS encoding DUF5634 family protein, whose protein sequence is MEFLPREQVIRELQEPFHLYIDKYGIDDIGVFEEEGQDHHCYMGYTVKKAGKTYHVHSPFIKDDNGGLSPAKNEWTIESDEPDRIDRRGFNNIEQALQEL, encoded by the coding sequence ATGGAGTTTTTACCAAGAGAGCAAGTAATCAGAGAACTGCAGGAACCATTTCATTTATATATTGATAAATATGGAATAGATGACATTGGGGTTTTCGAGGAAGAAGGCCAGGACCATCATTGTTATATGGGATACACGGTAAAAAAAGCAGGGAAAACTTATCACGTGCATAGTCCATTCATAAAAGATGATAATGGAGGATTGTCTCCTGCAAAAAATGAGTGGACCATTGAATCGGATGAACCTGATCGCATTGACCGAAGAGGCTTCAATAATATAGAACAAGCACTTCAGGAATTATAA
- a CDS encoding VOC family protein, producing the protein MAVNAYLNFEGNTREAIEFYARAFETEMPEISTFGDSPPNPEYPLPDEAKNLVMHSSLNICGSNVMFSDTFPGMPFTVGNNINLAVVINDLDKLRKYFNNLQEGGTVTMELQETFWSKSFGQLTDKFGVNWMFSHESE; encoded by the coding sequence ATGGCTGTTAATGCCTATCTTAATTTTGAGGGAAATACCCGTGAAGCGATTGAATTCTATGCGAGGGCTTTTGAAACAGAAATGCCTGAGATATCAACCTTTGGTGATTCACCACCTAATCCAGAATATCCTCTTCCGGATGAAGCAAAGAATTTGGTCATGCATTCGAGCCTGAACATTTGCGGCAGTAATGTAATGTTTTCAGATACTTTTCCCGGTATGCCCTTTACAGTAGGAAATAACATTAATCTCGCAGTTGTCATTAATGATCTGGATAAACTGAGAAAGTATTTTAACAACCTGCAGGAAGGCGGCACAGTAACCATGGAGCTGCAGGAAACATTCTGGAGCAAGAGCTTTGGCCAGTTAACAGACAAATTCGGTGTAAACTGGATGTTCAGCCACGAAAGTGAATAA
- a CDS encoding AAA family ATPase, translated as MDLLSSQYVRGISLKREEIPSFNQYPFSLPSLKTLDEMTFHPKVTFLIGENGMGKSTLLEAVAVALGFNAEGGSFNFNFSTFDSHSVLGDYLKVIKGIDRPSDGFFLRAESFYNVASNIEEMDREGSAPKVIDSFGGRSLHEQSHGEAFFSTFLNRFRGNGIYILDEPEAALSPLRQMSMLTRIHDLVREQSQFIIATHSPIIMAYPDAAIYEFSEEGISEKKLEETNHYRIMKQFFDDKKRMLHHLLNE; from the coding sequence ATGGATTTGTTAAGTTCACAATATGTAAGAGGTATTAGCCTTAAAAGAGAAGAAATTCCATCCTTCAACCAGTATCCCTTCAGCCTTCCGAGCTTGAAAACGCTGGATGAGATGACTTTTCACCCGAAAGTAACCTTTCTGATAGGCGAGAATGGGATGGGAAAGTCGACCCTGCTTGAGGCAGTAGCGGTTGCACTGGGATTTAATGCAGAAGGCGGATCTTTCAATTTTAACTTTTCAACCTTCGATTCGCATTCTGTGCTGGGAGATTATCTCAAGGTGATAAAAGGAATAGATAGGCCATCTGATGGCTTTTTCCTAAGGGCAGAGAGTTTCTATAATGTAGCTTCCAATATTGAGGAAATGGACCGGGAAGGTAGCGCACCAAAAGTAATCGACTCCTTTGGGGGCCGTTCTTTACATGAGCAATCTCATGGAGAAGCGTTTTTCTCTACATTTCTTAACCGGTTCCGCGGCAATGGGATCTATATTCTGGATGAGCCTGAGGCGGCACTTTCTCCTTTGCGGCAAATGTCCATGCTGACTAGAATTCATGATTTGGTCAGGGAACAATCACAATTTATTATCGCCACACATTCTCCGATCATTATGGCCTATCCGGATGCAGCGATATATGAATTCAGCGAGGAAGGCATTTCAGAAAAGAAGCTGGAAGAAACAAATCATTACCGCATCATGAAACAATTCTTTGATGATAAGAAAAGAATGCTTCATCATTTGCTGAATGAATAA
- a CDS encoding YdiU family protein — protein sequence MTTNNETGWNFDNSYARLPQTFFSKVKPNPVQSHELVILNEPLAKSLGLNIDALTSKTGIEVLAGSKVPEEAEPLAQAYAGHQFGHFNMLGDGRAMMIGEQITPEDKRVDIQLKGSGRTPFSRGGDGRAALGPMLREFIISEAMHALGIPTTRSLAVVTTGEAIIRETELPGAILTRVADSHIRVGTFQYAANWRPVEELKTLADYTIQRHYPEIRDDENPYLALLQKVIQRQAALIAKWQLTGFIHGVMNTDNMAISGETIDYGPCAFMDKYDLATVFSSIDREGRYAYENQPYIGGWNLARFAETLLPLLHENEEEAVNIAQDAISEYNKIYQNHWLAGMRAKLGIFHEEAEDEVLFTGLLKMMQKSGADYTNTFRSLTLGKFEETSVFDDQEYADWHGQWQARLNRQKESKEAVNELMRNSNPSVIPRNHRVEEALEAAVNNGDYSVMKKLLAALQDPYAYTIEQEEYCKLPEPSGMPYRTFCGT from the coding sequence ATGACAACTAATAATGAAACCGGATGGAATTTTGATAATAGCTATGCACGGCTGCCACAGACATTTTTTTCAAAAGTAAAGCCAAACCCTGTACAATCCCATGAGCTGGTAATCCTTAACGAGCCACTGGCGAAATCTTTGGGATTAAACATTGATGCATTGACAAGCAAAACAGGCATTGAGGTGCTTGCAGGCAGTAAAGTGCCAGAAGAAGCTGAACCTCTCGCTCAAGCTTATGCAGGGCATCAGTTCGGACACTTTAATATGCTTGGAGATGGCCGGGCGATGATGATTGGCGAGCAGATTACCCCTGAGGATAAACGGGTTGATATTCAGCTGAAGGGCTCCGGCAGAACTCCGTTTTCACGCGGAGGAGATGGCCGTGCAGCTCTTGGCCCTATGCTCCGTGAGTTCATTATCAGTGAAGCCATGCATGCCCTTGGAATTCCCACTACCCGCAGTCTGGCAGTTGTAACAACAGGTGAAGCCATTATCCGGGAAACCGAGCTTCCAGGTGCTATCCTGACAAGAGTGGCTGATAGTCATATACGGGTGGGCACTTTTCAATATGCGGCAAATTGGAGGCCGGTTGAGGAGCTTAAAACCCTGGCAGATTACACGATTCAGCGCCACTATCCTGAAATTAGAGATGATGAAAATCCTTACCTGGCACTCTTGCAGAAAGTGATCCAGCGCCAGGCTGCACTCATTGCCAAATGGCAGTTAACAGGTTTTATCCATGGAGTTATGAACACCGACAACATGGCCATTAGCGGAGAAACCATTGATTATGGTCCGTGTGCCTTTATGGATAAGTATGATTTGGCAACCGTTTTCAGTTCCATAGACAGAGAAGGCCGCTATGCATATGAAAATCAGCCTTATATAGGCGGATGGAATCTGGCCAGATTCGCTGAGACCCTTTTGCCTCTGCTGCATGAAAATGAGGAGGAGGCTGTAAATATAGCCCAGGATGCAATTTCGGAATACAATAAAATTTATCAAAACCATTGGCTTGCAGGGATGAGGGCAAAGCTCGGAATTTTTCATGAAGAAGCAGAAGATGAAGTCCTTTTTACCGGCCTTCTAAAAATGATGCAGAAGTCTGGAGCAGATTATACAAACACCTTCCGTTCATTAACTTTGGGCAAGTTTGAGGAAACTTCAGTATTCGATGATCAGGAATATGCGGACTGGCATGGACAATGGCAGGCAAGGCTGAACAGGCAGAAGGAATCGAAAGAAGCAGTCAATGAATTAATGAGGAATAGCAACCCATCCGTCATCCCCCGAAATCACAGAGTGGAAGAAGCTCTTGAAGCAGCTGTTAACAATGGGGATTACAGCGTGATGAAAAAGCTTCTTGCAGCACTTCAGGATCCTTATGCCTATACAATAGAGCAGGAAGAATACTGCAAACTGCCAGAGCCATCCGGCATGCCTTATCGAACGTTTTGCGGAACTTAA
- a CDS encoding DUF1540 domain-containing protein, protein MEVEVLCNVENCKYWAEGDKCVADSIYVIGQNGREADDVEETACKTFEHSE, encoded by the coding sequence ATGGAAGTAGAAGTTTTATGTAATGTTGAGAACTGCAAGTATTGGGCTGAAGGTGATAAATGTGTAGCCGACTCTATTTATGTGATTGGCCAGAATGGCCGGGAAGCTGATGATGTTGAAGAAACAGCCTGTAAAACATTTGAGCATAGTGAATAA
- a CDS encoding tRNA-dihydrouridine synthase — translation MKENFWRELPRPFFILAPMEEVTDVVFRHVVSKAARPDVFFTEFTNSDSYCHPEGINSVRGRLTFTEDEQPIVAHIWGDKPEYFRQMSIGMAELGFKGLDINMGCPVPNVAQHGKGSGLIRRPEVAAELIQAAKAGGLPVSVKTRLGFTEVDEWKVWLKHILEQDIANLSIHLRTRDEMSKVPAHWELIPEIKKLRDQVAPNTLLTINGDIPDRQTGLELAQKYGIDGVMIGRGIFHNPFAFEKEKKDHSSEELLDLLRLHMDLHDQYSHLELRPFTALHRFFKIYVKGFPGASALRNQLMNTRSTDEVRELLDAFASMNLDGNNN, via the coding sequence ATGAAAGAAAATTTTTGGCGTGAGTTACCACGGCCTTTTTTTATACTGGCACCAATGGAAGAGGTGACGGATGTTGTTTTTCGCCATGTGGTGAGTAAAGCAGCCAGACCTGATGTGTTTTTTACTGAGTTTACAAACTCAGATAGTTATTGTCACCCTGAGGGGATCAATAGTGTGCGTGGGCGTTTAACTTTTACAGAGGATGAACAGCCAATTGTAGCCCATATATGGGGGGATAAGCCTGAATACTTCCGGCAAATGAGTATTGGTATGGCAGAACTGGGCTTTAAGGGATTGGATATCAATATGGGCTGTCCTGTACCCAATGTGGCACAGCACGGAAAGGGAAGCGGCCTGATCCGCCGCCCGGAAGTTGCAGCTGAATTGATTCAGGCAGCCAAAGCAGGAGGTTTGCCGGTAAGTGTAAAGACAAGGCTTGGCTTCACGGAAGTAGACGAATGGAAGGTCTGGCTGAAACACATTTTGGAGCAGGACATTGCTAATCTTTCCATTCATCTGCGTACACGGGACGAAATGAGCAAAGTGCCTGCTCATTGGGAGCTGATCCCGGAGATTAAGAAACTTCGCGATCAGGTGGCACCGAATACCCTTTTGACGATCAATGGAGATATTCCTGACCGTCAGACGGGCTTGGAGCTGGCCCAGAAATACGGTATTGATGGAGTTATGATTGGGCGCGGCATATTCCATAATCCATTTGCCTTTGAAAAGGAGAAGAAAGATCATAGCAGTGAGGAATTGCTTGACCTCTTAAGATTGCATATGGACCTCCATGATCAATATTCGCATTTAGAGCTGCGGCCGTTCACGGCTCTTCATCGTTTTTTCAAGATCTATGTCAAAGGATTTCCAGGGGCAAGTGCACTAAGAAATCAATTGATGAACACAAGGTCTACAGATGAAGTGCGTGAATTGCTTGATGCCTTTGCGTCAATGAACCTCGATGGAAACAATAACTGA
- a CDS encoding conserved phage C-terminal domain-containing protein — MSKFLVGERPIIVIPSLAVKLGMKEAIVLQHVHYWLTVSRNEKDGRKWVYNTYEEWKKQLPFWSLSTIKRTIAILEGKGYLLSNNFNALNWDQTKWYSIDYEKMREIEGELKGPIQIKGKEYSKWQDKGMETEVPYAAIIQYLNEKTDSGYRESSRKSRSLIRAWWEQGFTLVDFQKVIDLKAAEWKRDPRYSRYQRPETLFGSKFEAYLNQKPQAKQLQEEDFELDD, encoded by the coding sequence ATGAGCAAGTTTTTGGTGGGGGAGCGGCCCATTATTGTGATACCGTCGCTCGCGGTGAAGCTGGGAATGAAGGAGGCGATCGTGCTTCAGCATGTCCATTATTGGCTTACAGTCAGCAGGAATGAGAAGGATGGCCGAAAATGGGTCTACAACACTTATGAAGAATGGAAGAAACAGTTGCCGTTCTGGTCGCTGAGTACAATTAAGCGAACTATTGCCATTCTCGAGGGAAAGGGCTATCTCCTATCGAATAATTTCAATGCGCTCAATTGGGATCAGACAAAATGGTATTCGATTGACTACGAAAAGATGAGGGAGATTGAGGGAGAATTAAAGGGGCCAATCCAAATAAAGGGCAAGGAATATTCGAAGTGGCAGGACAAGGGCATGGAAACGGAAGTTCCGTACGCTGCCATCATCCAATATCTCAATGAGAAAACGGATTCGGGCTATCGGGAGAGCTCCAGGAAATCGAGGAGTCTGATCAGGGCTTGGTGGGAACAAGGCTTCACCCTGGTGGATTTTCAAAAGGTTATTGATTTGAAGGCTGCTGAGTGGAAGCGAGACCCGCGATATTCCCGCTACCAAAGACCTGAAACACTATTTGGCTCAAAATTTGAAGCGTATTTAAATCAAAAGCCACAAGCAAAACAGCTGCAGGAAGAAGATTTCGAACTTGATGACTAA
- a CDS encoding Type 1 glutamine amidotransferase-like domain-containing protein, translating into MKLLLTSAGINNKSIHDALVDMLDKPIADSNALCIPTAMYGHPWVGPGVKAWEFISGKEDNPMVDLGWKSVGILELTALPSISEDRWVPLVRETDVLLVGGGDALYLGYWMKQSGLADLLPSLSAVYVGMSAGSMVMAPRIGDFFVSWTPPSGGDETLSMVDFAMFPHLDHEMLPYNTMAAAERWAAGMQRLAYAIDDQTAIKVIDGEVEVVTEGKWKLFTP; encoded by the coding sequence ATGAAACTTCTGCTTACATCTGCTGGCATCAATAACAAAAGCATACATGACGCGTTGGTTGACATGCTGGACAAGCCAATCGCCGACTCCAACGCCCTGTGTATCCCCACCGCGATGTACGGACACCCCTGGGTTGGCCCCGGGGTAAAAGCTTGGGAGTTCATCAGCGGGAAAGAAGATAATCCTATGGTCGACCTGGGCTGGAAATCCGTCGGCATACTGGAGCTCACGGCGCTGCCAAGTATTAGTGAAGACCGCTGGGTGCCGCTGGTACGGGAAACGGACGTCCTGCTGGTGGGGGGAGGCGACGCCCTCTACTTGGGTTACTGGATGAAGCAGTCCGGATTGGCGGACCTCTTGCCTTCGCTCAGCGCAGTCTATGTGGGAATGAGCGCCGGTAGCATGGTGATGGCACCAAGGATTGGGGACTTCTTCGTTAGCTGGACTCCGCCGAGCGGTGGGGATGAAACGTTGAGTATGGTCGATTTTGCAATGTTCCCGCATCTGGATCACGAGATGCTGCCGTATAATACAATGGCTGCTGCAGAGAGATGGGCCGCCGGAATGCAGAGGCTGGCGTATGCAATTGATGACCAAACCGCCATTAAAGTGATTGACGGAGAGGTCGAAGTTGTCACTGAAGGGAAATGGAAACTTTTCACACCATGA
- the rlmD gene encoding 23S rRNA (uracil(1939)-C(5))-methyltransferase RlmD gives MKQEQTAKLKLKQTFPLTIKRLGINGEGVGYFKRQVVFVPGALPGEEIVAEATKVNPKFSEAKIKKIRKKSEFRVQPPCPVYHECGGCQLQHLRYDQQLKEKRDIIIQALERHTKLNPEKLDIKETIGMEEPWSYRNKSQFQVGQKDGKVLAGLYGMNSHRLINIEHCAVQHPKTTRATETVKRILQDLRIPIYNERSRKGIVRTIVARVGIQTGELQVVLITTQKELPKKEVIIEKIKTELPEVKSIIQNVNGEKTSLIFGQETMNLDGSDFIQETLGDLQFELSARTFFQLNPEQTVKLYNEVKRAAALTGKEKVADAYCGVGTIGLWVADQAAEIRGMDIIRESIEDAKKNAARHGIKHAQYVVGKAEEWLPKWTKEGWKPDVIIVDPPRTGLDQQLLKTILKVQPKKVIYVSCNPSTLAKDISVLGSKYKVNGIQPVDMFPQTAHVEAVALIELK, from the coding sequence ATGAAACAAGAACAAACAGCTAAATTAAAACTAAAGCAAACTTTCCCGCTGACAATCAAAAGGCTTGGCATCAATGGCGAAGGTGTCGGATATTTTAAAAGGCAGGTCGTATTTGTTCCGGGAGCACTGCCTGGCGAGGAAATTGTGGCAGAAGCAACAAAGGTAAATCCAAAGTTTTCTGAGGCCAAAATAAAGAAAATCCGTAAAAAATCGGAATTCCGTGTTCAGCCGCCATGCCCGGTATATCATGAGTGCGGCGGCTGTCAGCTGCAGCATCTCCGCTATGATCAGCAGCTGAAGGAGAAACGGGATATTATCATTCAAGCTTTAGAGCGCCATACAAAGCTGAATCCTGAGAAGCTGGATATCAAAGAAACCATTGGAATGGAAGAACCGTGGAGCTACAGAAATAAAAGCCAGTTCCAGGTTGGCCAAAAAGACGGGAAGGTGCTTGCCGGATTATATGGCATGAATTCGCACCGCCTGATTAATATTGAGCACTGTGCGGTACAGCATCCGAAAACAACAAGGGCGACTGAAACAGTGAAACGGATTCTTCAGGACTTGAGAATCCCAATCTATAATGAAAGAAGCCGAAAAGGCATCGTAAGAACAATCGTTGCCAGGGTAGGTATTCAGACAGGAGAACTTCAGGTTGTACTGATTACAACTCAAAAAGAGCTTCCAAAGAAAGAGGTCATTATAGAAAAAATCAAGACAGAGCTGCCTGAAGTAAAATCAATCATTCAAAATGTGAATGGTGAAAAAACCTCCCTTATTTTTGGACAGGAAACCATGAATCTGGACGGAAGCGACTTTATCCAGGAAACACTCGGAGATTTGCAGTTTGAATTATCGGCCCGGACATTTTTCCAGCTGAACCCTGAACAGACCGTCAAACTTTATAATGAAGTCAAGAGAGCAGCGGCTTTAACCGGCAAAGAAAAAGTAGCTGACGCATACTGCGGCGTCGGAACGATCGGACTATGGGTAGCAGATCAGGCAGCGGAAATCCGCGGGATGGATATCATAAGAGAATCCATTGAGGACGCAAAGAAAAATGCTGCCCGCCATGGAATTAAACATGCCCAATACGTTGTCGGAAAGGCAGAAGAATGGCTGCCGAAATGGACTAAAGAAGGCTGGAAGCCGGACGTCATCATCGTCGATCCGCCAAGAACAGGACTGGATCAGCAGCTGTTGAAGACGATTTTAAAAGTCCAGCCGAAGAAAGTAATTTATGTATCATGCAACCCGTCCACATTGGCAAAGGATATTTCAGTCCTGGGTTCAAAATATAAAGTAAATGGCATACAGCCGGTGGATATGTTTCCGCAGACGGCACACGTGGAAGCAGTCGCGTTGATAGAGCTAAAATAG
- a CDS encoding DNA-3-methyladenine glycosylase, whose amino-acid sequence MIKDGFFLEKIQVEGPYNFDLVLDRLSNDPLNQVDIENRSVKVPMMLGQHPVVGDVKATGTTDKPEFLISGTDGPLKEIAAERLSEIFQWNLPLERIHKHFQNTELQPIFDAHYGTPIVLDFDPYSCILKCIIHQQLNLAFAHTLTERFVKAFGFEKDGVWFYPLPEKVAELKVDELRELQFSGRKAEYVIGIAKETAAGKLNFDELKHLSDEEIYDKLIKLRGVGPWTVQNFLMFGLGRPNLFPAADIGIQNALKKLFKLEAKPTLKEMETFSKSWDPYLSYASLYLWRSIE is encoded by the coding sequence ATGATAAAGGACGGATTCTTCTTGGAAAAGATACAAGTAGAAGGACCTTATAATTTTGATCTGGTACTGGACAGGCTATCAAATGACCCTCTAAACCAGGTGGATATAGAGAACAGGTCTGTGAAAGTGCCGATGATGCTCGGTCAACATCCAGTTGTGGGCGATGTAAAAGCAACCGGAACGACTGATAAGCCGGAATTTTTAATTTCCGGAACGGATGGTCCCCTTAAAGAAATAGCAGCAGAGCGCTTATCGGAAATTTTTCAATGGAATTTGCCTCTTGAGAGGATTCACAAGCATTTTCAAAACACTGAATTACAGCCAATTTTCGATGCTCATTATGGAACTCCAATTGTTCTTGATTTTGATCCATATAGCTGTATATTAAAATGCATTATTCACCAGCAGCTTAATCTTGCTTTCGCACACACATTAACAGAACGGTTTGTAAAAGCATTTGGATTCGAAAAGGATGGTGTGTGGTTTTATCCGCTTCCGGAAAAAGTTGCAGAACTGAAAGTGGATGAATTAAGAGAGCTGCAGTTCAGCGGACGAAAAGCGGAATATGTCATTGGCATTGCAAAAGAAACGGCCGCGGGAAAATTAAACTTTGACGAGCTTAAACACCTTTCAGATGAAGAGATTTATGATAAACTAATCAAATTGCGTGGTGTCGGGCCCTGGACTGTTCAGAACTTCTTAATGTTCGGGCTTGGCCGGCCAAATCTTTTTCCAGCAGCAGACATTGGCATCCAGAATGCCTTAAAAAAACTATTTAAATTAGAAGCGAAACCGACTCTGAAGGAAATGGAGACATTCTCGAAGAGCTGGGATCCCTATTTGAGCTATGCTTCTCTTTATTTGTGGAGGAGCATCGAGTAA
- the pdaA gene encoding delta-lactam-biosynthetic de-N-acetylase, whose amino-acid sequence MKKISIFLSVFILFFSGTAYANYGNSPVHWGFKKAKNEVPAEAGKPLDSLLERHGSYYKGDTSKKDIYLTFDNGYENGYTGQILDVLKKENVPAAFFVTGHYLKSAPDLVKRMAAEGHIIGNHSWHHPDMTRVSDEKFIKELEMVRAENEKLTGVKQMAYLRPPRGIFSERTLALAKKEGYTHVFWSLAFVDWNTDRQKGWQYSYDNIMRQIHPGCILLLHTVSKDNADALEKAIQDLKKRGYTFKSLDDLTWEQAIGERMLY is encoded by the coding sequence ATGAAAAAAATAAGTATCTTCCTGAGTGTTTTTATCCTGTTTTTCTCCGGAACAGCTTATGCGAATTATGGCAACTCGCCGGTTCACTGGGGATTCAAAAAAGCAAAAAATGAGGTGCCGGCCGAAGCAGGAAAGCCGCTCGACTCTCTGCTTGAAAGACATGGTTCTTATTACAAAGGCGATACAAGCAAAAAGGACATTTATTTAACCTTTGATAATGGATACGAAAACGGCTATACAGGACAAATTTTGGATGTTCTGAAGAAAGAAAATGTCCCTGCTGCCTTTTTTGTAACAGGACATTATTTAAAAAGCGCACCCGATCTTGTAAAGAGGATGGCCGCTGAAGGGCATATCATAGGCAATCACTCCTGGCACCACCCTGATATGACAAGAGTGAGCGATGAGAAATTTATTAAAGAGCTTGAGATGGTTCGTGCAGAAAACGAAAAGCTTACAGGTGTTAAGCAGATGGCTTATTTGCGGCCGCCTCGAGGCATTTTCAGTGAGCGTACTTTGGCTTTGGCTAAAAAGGAAGGCTACACTCACGTTTTTTGGTCACTGGCCTTTGTCGACTGGAACACAGACCGGCAGAAGGGCTGGCAGTATTCTTACGACAATATTATGCGCCAGATCCATCCAGGCTGTATCCTGCTTTTGCACACTGTTTCAAAGGACAATGCCGATGCTCTCGAGAAAGCCATTCAGGATCTAAAAAAACGCGGGTACACCTTTAAGAGCCTTGATGACTTGACATGGGAGCAGGCTATTGGGGAGCGGATGCTGTACTGA
- a CDS encoding fumarate hydratase: MNIDKFQESMYQLIVETSTNLPRDVRRAIKSAKERENAGTRAAMSLDTITNNIKMADDNVSPICQDTGLPTFKIKTPVGANQLVMKEAIKNAIAQATKDGKLRPNSVDSLTGANSGDNLGFGTPVIKFEQWEKDYIDARLILKGGGCENKNIQYSLPCELEGLGRAGRDLDGIRKCIMHSVYQAQGQGCSAGFIGVGIGGDRSSGYDLAKEQLFRSVDDVNPNEDLRKLEDYVMENANELGIGTMGFGGETTLLGCKVGVMNRIPASFFVSVAYNCWAFRRLGMAISMETGEINEWMYQEGEHIDFGASEAELETAAAAETAEQTNIVTLQAPITEEQIRNLKVGDVVQINGMMYTGRDAIHHHLMDNDAPVDLIGQVIYHCGPVMMKDDEGQWHVKAAGPTTSIREEPYQGDIMKKFGIRAVIGKGGMGPKTLAALQEHGGVYLNAIGGAAQYYADCIKSVEGVDLMEFGIPEAMWHLKVEGFTAVVTMDSHGNSLHRDVDKSSLEKLAQFKERVF; encoded by the coding sequence ATGAATATCGACAAATTTCAGGAAAGCATGTATCAGCTGATTGTTGAGACATCCACTAATCTTCCGCGTGATGTGCGCCGTGCAATCAAATCAGCGAAAGAAAGAGAAAATGCTGGCACTAGAGCAGCTATGAGCTTAGATACCATTACGAATAATATTAAAATGGCTGATGATAATGTGTCGCCAATTTGCCAGGATACCGGATTGCCGACGTTCAAAATCAAGACGCCAGTCGGTGCTAACCAGCTGGTCATGAAGGAAGCGATCAAAAACGCAATCGCACAGGCAACTAAGGACGGAAAGCTTCGCCCGAACTCTGTTGATTCCTTAACTGGCGCCAACAGCGGGGACAACCTTGGCTTTGGGACGCCTGTCATTAAATTTGAACAATGGGAAAAAGATTATATTGACGCCCGGCTGATTCTTAAAGGCGGCGGCTGTGAAAATAAAAATATCCAATATAGCCTTCCTTGCGAACTTGAAGGCCTTGGCCGAGCTGGACGGGACCTTGATGGAATCCGTAAATGCATCATGCACTCTGTATACCAGGCGCAGGGACAGGGATGCAGCGCCGGTTTCATCGGTGTCGGCATCGGGGGAGACCGCTCTTCAGGCTATGATCTGGCGAAAGAGCAGCTGTTCCGTTCTGTAGATGATGTAAATCCTAATGAAGACCTCCGCAAACTCGAGGATTACGTGATGGAGAATGCAAATGAGTTAGGAATCGGAACAATGGGCTTCGGCGGCGAAACAACACTTTTAGGCTGTAAAGTTGGTGTTATGAACCGTATTCCTGCAAGCTTCTTCGTTTCTGTTGCCTATAATTGCTGGGCATTCCGCCGCCTTGGCATGGCAATCAGCATGGAAACAGGCGAAATTAATGAATGGATGTACCAGGAAGGCGAACACATCGACTTCGGCGCATCTGAAGCCGAACTTGAGACAGCGGCAGCAGCAGAAACAGCTGAACAAACAAATATCGTTACATTACAGGCGCCGATCACTGAAGAACAAATTCGCAATCTTAAGGTTGGTGATGTGGTACAAATTAACGGCATGATGTACACGGGCCGTGACGCCATCCACCACCATTTGATGGACAATGATGCACCAGTCGATCTTATTGGCCAGGTTATTTACCACTGCGGCCCGGTCATGATGAAAGATGATGAAGGCCAGTGGCATGTAAAAGCTGCTGGACCGACAACAAGTATTCGTGAGGAGCCTTATCAGGGCGATATCATGAAAAAGTTCGGCATCCGTGCTGTTATCGGTAAAGGCGGGATGGGGCCGAAAACATTGGCAGCACTCCAGGAGCATGGCGGCGTTTACTTAAACGCAATCGGCGGAGCAGCACAATATTATGCTGACTGCATCAAGTCAGTTGAAGGCGTGGACCTCATGGAATTCGGTATTCCGGAAGCTATGTGGCATCTGAAGGTTGAAGGCTTTACTGCAGTTGTGACGATGGATTCCCATGGAAACAGTCTTCATAGGGATGTAGATAAATCTTCGCTTGAGAAATTGGCTCAATTCAAAGAGCGTGTATTCTAA
- a CDS encoding SE1561 family protein: protein MGSPIQDKNSQVTFLKQRLNMFLDVLEAIEPEDTELEDIDRLIEMIDDLESKCREFNNRD from the coding sequence TTGGGCAGTCCGATTCAAGATAAGAATTCACAGGTTACTTTTCTAAAACAGCGCTTAAATATGTTCCTGGACGTACTGGAAGCTATTGAGCCGGAAGACACCGAACTTGAAGACATCGACCGTCTGATTGAAATGATCGATGACCTCGAATCCAAGTGCCGTGAATTTAATAACCGCGATTAA